The window CGTAGTACAGATCCTTGTTCTGCCTGACTATGATGCCCGAACCAAGACCCTGGGATCGCTGTTCCCTTTCAGGCTGGCTATTTTCCTGGCCATTCCCCCGGGGGCCGAAAAAGAATTCCCAGGGTATGCCATTGAAGTTCTGGGCTTGCCGGCGGCTTACGGTGATTGTTTTAATCTCCACCACCGAGGGCAGCACCTTATCGGAAACCGAACGGAACGCCGTCTGGAGGCCCTCAGCTATGGCGAGGGCATCCTGAGGTATCACCACAGTCGGCGTTTCCTGGGCCTGCGCCTTTGCCCGGGGTGTGGAACAGGAAAATGAAAGGAAAGCCAGGGAAAACCCAAAGATTACCCCTATGAGCACCAGGTTGAAGATAAAGAATTTCTTCGATGACAATTTCTGTGAGAGATTCATGCTTGCTCCTTAAATCTGTATATCACGATTCATCAGATTAATTATGTTTTCTATATATAATAATTACAATCTTAAATAATGGTTACAAGGGAATTATTCAGTGAGAATTTCGGTATGGTCCGGGAAAATGGCGATGGTATGCTCCCAGTGCGACGAAAGCTTCTGGTCGGCTGTAACCACAGTCCAGTCGTCTTCCAAAATCTCCACATCCCCGGTACCCAGGTTGATCATGGGTTCAATAGCTATAACCATGCCCCCCGCCAGCTTGGGGTTGGGGCCGTGGGGAACATTCGTCACCTGGGGGTCTTCGTGAACCTCCAGGCCCACCCCGTGGCCGCAAAACTGGTGGACCACGCCATAACCGTGGGAAAGGGCATGGCCCTGCACAGCCCTGGCAATCTGGAGGAGCCTGTCCCCTGCCTTGGCTGCCTTGATCCCCGCATAGAGGCATTCCCGGGTAACTTCGTTGAGCCTATGGGCTTCAGGACTCACCTTGCCTGCCTCCACCGTAATAGCCTGATCCGAAATATAGCCATCAAGGTCTATGCCGCAGTCCAGGGACACCAGATCGCCATTGGCGATCTTCCGCCTGGAAGGGATGCCGTGAATCACTTCCTCGTTTATGGATATGCAGATAGAGTTTGGGAAGGGATTTTTCCTGGGGCCGTAACCCAGGAACGCGGGCTTGCCGCCTGCCTTTTTGATCCAGTTATGCACCCAGCGGTCTATCTCGATAGTCTCCACGCCGGGCTTAACCATGGGAAGGAGTTCCCTGTACATAGATGAAAGGGCTTTGCACGAAGTCCTGATGGCGTTTATCTGCTTTTCATTCTTAAGCCGTATCATAGCTGCCTTTTATATTGAGTTTGCGTTTGAGCTGCATGGTATTGGGAAGGCCCGGGTCGCGTTTAAGCGCCTCTTTTAAAACCTTGTTTGCGGTGCCAAGTTCGCCCATGCGGATCAAAGCTTCCGCCATGGATCGCAAAATTCTTGCCTCGTAGGAGGAATCAAAACCCAGGTCGAGCAGCATCTGGAGGCACTCCACATAGGTTCCAGGCTCTACAGACGGCCGGAGCCTGAGGCGGACTATCTCCTTAAGGAAATTTTCGATATCTTCCGCAAAGT is drawn from Leadbettera azotonutricia ZAS-9 and contains these coding sequences:
- the map gene encoding type I methionyl aminopeptidase; amino-acid sequence: MIRLKNEKQINAIRTSCKALSSMYRELLPMVKPGVETIEIDRWVHNWIKKAGGKPAFLGYGPRKNPFPNSICISINEEVIHGIPSRRKIANGDLVSLDCGIDLDGYISDQAITVEAGKVSPEAHRLNEVTRECLYAGIKAAKAGDRLLQIARAVQGHALSHGYGVVHQFCGHGVGLEVHEDPQVTNVPHGPNPKLAGGMVIAIEPMINLGTGDVEILEDDWTVVTADQKLSSHWEHTIAIFPDHTEILTE